The proteins below are encoded in one region of Balaenoptera ricei isolate mBalRic1 chromosome 6, mBalRic1.hap2, whole genome shotgun sequence:
- the LOC132367806 gene encoding putative serine protease 47: protein MMSCQSCLKGYEEGQGGLRAGLRRGQGKVRQGQAGVRRESATLAMGTEAWIAQGRGQPVALLWLLLLPVATRELRGSPATATAAPGWAPGAGGAVEGSAPTPEAQRLAPGATGGRGVCTVCGKPKVMGKIYGGQDVAAGQWPWQASLQYQGSHVCGAVLINSHWVVSTAHCFLKKSHAPENYRVLLGSTQLHQHTQHTREMSLSRIIMHPDFEKLHPFGSDIAMLQLLFLVNFTSYIIPTCLPVPGMQLPSNSSCWITGWGMLNEETPLLEPFHLQEGKVGFTENKFCNIFYRLRKGKNFSVHEDMLCAGDFSTGKAICQGDSGGPLVCDFASAWVLMGLSSWGFDCRHPIYPSIFTNVTYFTDWIVEIQRLTPLPEPTSARPQALFPYQTLQAAGSPGPGTAFVPPQSWPLLLFMLGAVWKALQ, encoded by the exons ATGATGTCCTGCCAG AGTTGtttaaaaggttatgaagaaGGTCAGGGTGGGCTGAGGGCTGGGCTGAGGCGGGGTCAGGGCAAGGtcaggcagggccaggctggggtcAGGCGGGAGTCAGCAACCCTGGCAATGGGCACGGAGGCGTGGATCGCCCAAGGCCGAGGCCAGCCTGTGGCCCTTctctggctgctgctgctgcccgtgGCCACCCGGGAGCTGCGAGGGTCCCCGGCCACGGCCACGGCCGCCCCCGGCTGGGCTCCAGGCGCGGGCGGAGCGGTGGAGGGCAGCGCTCCGACTCCGGAAGCGCAGCGGTTGGCCCCGGGAGCCACAG GTGGCAGGGGAGTCTGCACAGTGTGCGGGAAGCCCAAGGTGATGGGGAAGATCTACGGTGGCCAGGACGTGGCGGCTGGCCAGTGGCCATGGCAGGCCAGCTTGCAGTACCAGGGCTCGCACGTCTGTGGAGCTGTCCTCATTAACTCTCACTGGGTCGTTTCCACTGCCCACTGCTTTCTGAA AAAATCTCACGCCCCGGAGAACTACCGGGTTCTGTTAGGAAGCACCCAGCTGCACCAGCACACCCAGCACACCCGAGAGATGTCACTGAGCCGGATTATCATGCACCCAGACTTTGAGAAGTTACATCCCTTCGGGAGTGACATAGCCATGTTGCAGCTGCTCTTTCTTGTGAATTTCACCTCCTACATCATCCCCACCTGCCTCCCAGTCCCTGGCATGCAGCTACCCAGTAACTCATCCTGCTGGATAACTGGCTGGGGGATGCTCAACGAGGAAA CGCCTCTGCTCGAACCCTTCCATCTCCAGGAGGGTAAGGTGGGCTTCACTGAGAACaagttttgtaatatattttacagaCTTAGAAAAGGCAAGAACTTCTCCGTGCATGAGGACATGCTGTGTGCTGGGGACTTCTCGACAGGAAAGGCCATCTGCCAA GGCGATTCCGGGGGGCCCCTCGTCTGTGACTTCGCCAGTGCCTGGGTTCTGATGGGGCTGTCCAGCTGGGGCTTTGACTGCCGTCATCCCATTTACCCCAGCATCTTCACCAACGTCACCTACTTCACCGACTGGATCGTCGAGATCCAGAGACTCACACCTCTCCCTGAGCCCACGTCCGCTCGTCCTCAGGCCCTGTTTCCATACCAGACTCTGCAGGCTGCGGGCTCGCCTGGGCCTGGCACAGCCTTTGTGCCTCCACAGAGCTGGCCCCTGCTGTTGTTCATGCTTGGGGCCGTATGGAAAGCCCTGCAGTGA
- the LOC132367807 gene encoding serine protease 40-like: MMSCQSCLKGYEEGQGGLRAGLRRGQGKVRQGQAGVRRESATLAMGTEAWIAQGRGQPVALLWLLLLLPVATLELRGSPATATAAPGWAPGAGGAVEGSAPTPEAQRLAPGATGGRGVCTVCGKPKVMGKIYGGQDVAAGQWPWQASLQYQGSHVCGAVLINSHWVVSTAHCFLKKSHAPENYRVLLGSTQLHQHTQHTREMSLSRIIMHPDFEKLHPFGSDIAMLQLLFLVNFTSYIIPTCLPVPGMQLPSNSSCWITGWGMLNEETPLLEPFHLQEGKVGFTENKFCNIFYRLRKGKNFSVHEDMLCAGDFSTGKAICQAEDTIELDTQEPQHMAPPAPLSLSVTTACLRGSI; encoded by the exons ATGATGTCCTGCCAG AGTTGtttaaaaggttatgaagaaGGTCAGGGTGGGCTGAGGGCTGGGCTGAGGCGGGGTCAGGGCAAGGtcaggcagggccaggctggggtcAGGCGGGAGTCAGCAACCCTGGCAATGGGCACGGAGGCGTGGATCGCCCAAGGCCGAGGCCAGCCTGTGGCCCTTctctggctgctgctgctgctgcccgtgGCCACCCTGGAGCTGCGAGGGTCCCCGGCCACGGCCACGGCCGCCCCCGGCTGGGCTCCAGGCGCGGGCGGAGCGGTGGAGGGCAGCGCTCCGACTCCGGAAGCGCAGCGGTTGGCCCCGGGAGCCACAG GTGGCAGGGGAGTCTGCACAGTGTGCGGGAAGCCCAAGGTGATGGGGAAGATCTACGGTGGCCAGGACGTGGCGGCTGGCCAGTGGCCATGGCAGGCCAGCTTGCAGTACCAGGGCTCGCACGTCTGTGGAGCTGTCCTCATTAACTCTCACTGGGTCGTTTCCACTGCCCACTGCTTTCTGAA AAAATCTCACGCCCCGGAGAACTACCGGGTTCTGTTAGGAAGCACCCAGCTGCACCAGCACACCCAGCACACCCGAGAGATGTCACTGAGCCGGATTATCATGCACCCAGACTTTGAGAAGTTACATCCCTTCGGGAGTGACATAGCCATGTTGCAGCTGCTCTTTCTTGTGAATTTCACCTCCTACATCATCCCCACCTGCCTCCCAGTCCCTGGCATGCAGCTACCCAGTAACTCATCCTGCTGGATAACTGGCTGGGGGATGCTCAACGAGGAAA CGCCTCTGCTCGAACCCTTCCATCTCCAGGAGGGTAAGGTGGGCTTCACTGAGAACaagttttgtaatatattttacagaCTTAGAAAAGGCAAGAACTTCTCCGTGCATGAGGACATGCTGTGTGCTGGGGACTTCTCGACAGGAAAGGCCATCTGCCAA GCTGAGGACACCATTGAGCTGGACACCCAGGAGCCCCAGCACatggcccctcctgccccccttAGCCTTTCAGTCACCACAGCCTGTCTGAGAGGTTCCATCTAG